One part of the Sphingopyxis sp. PAMC25046 genome encodes these proteins:
- a CDS encoding GMC family oxidoreductase N-terminal domain-containing protein: protein MADYVIIGGGSSGGVIASRLSEDPDVTVCLLEAGGPGTSPLVSTPGAFAALIQDYRINTLNWRFNTDPSKALNDRRLYNPRGKMLGGSSGMNGMVYIRGDRSDFDHWAELGNDGWGYNDVLPYFRKAENNERGEDEFHGSSGPLHVSNGKREFDVYDAFIEAATGLDHQANPDFNGASQEGVGIYQFTVKDGKRASVKACYLDPVMGRRGNLRVEVHARVHRIRFEGNRAVAVEYSQDGQLKTIPCEKEVIVSGGAYNSPQLLMLSGIGPRDELEKHGIEVIHDIPGVGQNLHDHPDLMLVYQSKKRLGIALNVVGALKTVRDLFQYLTQRKSWLASPPTAAGGFLRSAPGQNRADCQVHVVPLAYRDHARDYKLMTKWGYTIILNIGRPKSRGWVALHDSNPESDPKIDLNLLSHPDDLKTLRNAFRVVQEILHSDRMKAMMKRPLYPDRYLETDEEIDAYIRAEANHAYHPVGTCKMGTDEMAVVDNRLRVHGLANIRVADASIMPSVVNGNTNATCIMIGEKAADMIRHDNMSSKNSIAEY, encoded by the coding sequence ATGGCTGACTATGTAATTATTGGAGGTGGGTCGTCGGGCGGCGTTATCGCCAGCCGGTTGTCCGAGGACCCCGATGTCACCGTTTGCCTGCTCGAGGCAGGCGGCCCAGGCACCTCGCCGCTTGTGTCCACGCCCGGCGCTTTTGCGGCGCTGATCCAAGACTATCGGATCAATACGCTCAACTGGCGGTTCAACACCGACCCTTCAAAGGCGCTCAACGACCGCCGCCTCTACAATCCGCGCGGGAAGATGCTGGGTGGATCGAGCGGTATGAACGGGATGGTCTATATCCGCGGCGACCGGTCGGATTTCGACCACTGGGCCGAACTCGGCAACGACGGCTGGGGTTACAACGATGTCCTGCCCTATTTCCGCAAGGCTGAGAATAATGAGCGCGGTGAGGATGAGTTTCACGGCTCGTCGGGACCGCTTCACGTATCCAACGGCAAGCGCGAATTCGATGTCTATGATGCTTTCATCGAGGCGGCGACTGGACTGGACCATCAAGCCAATCCGGACTTCAATGGTGCCAGCCAGGAAGGTGTCGGCATCTATCAGTTTACCGTGAAGGACGGGAAGCGCGCCAGCGTGAAGGCGTGTTACCTTGATCCGGTGATGGGCAGGCGCGGCAACCTCCGCGTCGAAGTACATGCCCGCGTCCATCGTATCAGGTTTGAGGGCAACCGCGCGGTGGCAGTCGAGTATTCCCAGGACGGGCAGTTGAAGACGATCCCGTGCGAAAAGGAAGTCATTGTCAGCGGCGGCGCCTATAATTCGCCCCAACTGTTGATGCTTTCCGGTATCGGACCGCGTGATGAGTTGGAGAAGCATGGAATCGAAGTGATTCATGATATTCCCGGTGTCGGCCAGAATCTTCACGACCATCCTGACCTGATGCTGGTCTACCAGTCGAAGAAGCGGCTCGGGATCGCACTCAATGTCGTTGGCGCGCTCAAGACCGTGCGAGACCTATTCCAGTATCTCACGCAAAGGAAAAGCTGGCTGGCATCGCCGCCCACGGCTGCAGGCGGTTTCTTGCGATCCGCGCCGGGGCAGAACCGGGCGGACTGCCAGGTCCATGTCGTGCCGCTCGCCTATCGCGACCATGCGCGCGACTACAAGCTGATGACGAAATGGGGCTATACGATCATTCTCAATATTGGGCGCCCAAAGAGCCGCGGCTGGGTTGCCTTACATGACTCAAACCCCGAATCCGATCCCAAGATTGACCTCAATCTCTTGAGTCATCCCGACGACCTCAAGACGTTGCGCAATGCCTTCCGTGTCGTGCAGGAGATCCTGCATTCGGATCGCATGAAGGCGATGATGAAACGGCCTCTCTATCCTGACCGCTACCTTGAAACTGATGAAGAGATCGACGCCTATATCCGGGCAGAAGCCAATCATGCTTATCATCCGGTGGGAACATGCAAGATGGGCACCGACGAGATGGCGGTGGTCGACAACCGCCTGCGCGTTCACGGCCTCGCAAATATCCGCGTGGCCGATGCCTCGATCATGCCATCAGTCGTCAACGGCAACACCAATGCAACCTGCATCATGATCGGCGAGAAAGCCGCCGACATGATCCGGCACGATAATATGAGCAGCAAGAATAGCATCGCAGAATATTGA
- a CDS encoding aldehyde dehydrogenase family protein, translating into MDASRNRTELERIFATQREGTREQVSRSYEERMDLLGRLGRIFEQHRDELVDAVAADFGIRSRYETILLDLMLGISEIKFARRNLKTWLRPRRVKTDIFGLPGSSRLVPQPLGVVGVLGTWNYPLGTIFVGAAGALAAGNRVIAKPSEVSANAAEASERLVRRYFAEEEFAIVQGGPDMAQAMTALPFDHILFTGSPAVGRKVYEAAAANLTPVTLELGGKCPAIVGKGASLAQVCESLVFGKLLNAGQTCIAADYAFVHVDQMESFVAALRAQVAKCYPNAASNPDFTSIINDRQFARLQGLLDDAEAKGATVLNLSDNGDGTLPERHRIVPLAVLDVTDDMAMMQEEIFGPILPIMPYRSEDELIRYVNRHERPLALYYFGDESEERRKIISETHAGGVTLNGTVMHVFQRRLPFGGIGQSGIGAYTGVASFERFTHYKPVFSQPKLSLLGQLLPPYSSKTEGLLNIFEKIL; encoded by the coding sequence GTGGATGCGTCTCGGAACAGAACTGAGCTGGAACGAATTTTCGCGACCCAACGCGAAGGGACGCGTGAGCAGGTTTCGCGCAGCTACGAAGAACGCATGGACCTGCTCGGGCGCCTTGGCCGGATATTTGAGCAGCACAGAGACGAATTGGTCGATGCCGTTGCCGCCGATTTCGGCATTCGATCCCGCTACGAGACTATCCTGCTCGACCTGATGCTTGGCATATCGGAAATTAAATTTGCGCGCCGCAATCTGAAGACGTGGCTGAGGCCGCGGCGGGTGAAGACTGACATCTTCGGCCTTCCCGGTTCATCGCGCCTGGTCCCCCAGCCCCTAGGTGTGGTGGGCGTTCTCGGCACGTGGAACTATCCGCTCGGCACCATATTCGTTGGCGCGGCCGGTGCATTGGCGGCCGGCAACCGCGTGATCGCAAAGCCGAGCGAAGTTTCCGCCAACGCCGCCGAAGCCAGCGAGCGGCTTGTGCGCCGGTATTTCGCCGAAGAGGAATTCGCGATTGTCCAGGGCGGGCCCGACATGGCACAGGCGATGACGGCCCTACCTTTCGACCATATTCTCTTCACCGGTTCACCCGCGGTTGGCCGCAAAGTCTATGAAGCGGCGGCTGCCAACCTTACACCTGTTACTCTGGAACTTGGCGGCAAATGCCCTGCCATCGTGGGCAAGGGTGCATCGCTTGCACAAGTCTGTGAAAGCTTAGTGTTCGGCAAGCTGCTCAACGCCGGCCAGACCTGCATCGCCGCTGACTATGCCTTCGTCCATGTCGATCAGATGGAAAGCTTCGTCGCCGCACTCCGCGCTCAGGTTGCCAAATGCTACCCCAACGCGGCAAGCAACCCCGATTTCACCAGTATCATCAATGACCGACAGTTCGCGCGGCTCCAAGGTTTGCTCGATGATGCCGAAGCCAAGGGCGCGACGGTGCTCAACCTCTCGGACAACGGCGATGGAACGCTTCCTGAACGGCATCGGATCGTGCCGTTGGCGGTTCTCGACGTTACCGATGACATGGCGATGATGCAGGAGGAGATTTTCGGACCGATCCTGCCGATCATGCCATATCGCTCCGAAGACGAGCTCATTCGCTACGTAAACCGGCATGAGCGCCCGCTGGCGCTCTATTATTTTGGCGACGAAAGTGAGGAACGGCGCAAGATCATTTCCGAAACGCACGCTGGCGGCGTGACTCTCAACGGCACGGTCATGCACGTCTTCCAGCGCCGGCTGCCTTTCGGTGGCATCGGACAGAGCGGCATCGGTGCCTATACCGGCGTCGCCAGTTTCGAGCGCTTCACTCATTACAAGCCGGTGTTCTCTCAGCCGAAACTCAGCCTGCTTGGTCAACTTCTGCCACCCTATTCGAGCAAGACCGAAGGACTACTCAACATCTTCGAAAAGATCCTCTGA
- a CDS encoding TonB-dependent receptor, whose translation MDDEPQGAANGANSKNAVGRTVMVTAFRTNLLCATALSIACALAVPAHAQDAASQGEKPEAQEGGLETIVVTAQKREQNLQDVPAAVSAIGGETLRTRGITETSDLMGAIPSLQVTTPYGRTQPNFSLRGISVANEFSASTASPVGVYVDEVYQSFRASHGLQLYDIDRVEVLRGPQGTLYGRNTTGGAISFFTRKPDLGEANGYLTAGYANYDTFTVQGAAEATLVPDILGVRVAGTFAKGDGWQRNVLPGNERDLGTTDTIGGRISIRFRPDPDLDINLKLYAAKDDPWGTAPYAGGQLAGGQDALGYSRYDPQPFLGGRLLRDNEVAVDRVGKNISKSKGIALNIKWDVSDQFSVTSITGYDTGDYINNPDDCDGGPADLCSIGYTSTSKNFNQDLRFSYSNDRLDIIAGLYYGRDKVKTVNYPDFFGALRPLLLGAGLPGSYNNAAIGTPDAIRYIPAFAANPALGPGDAGFCDAIEINPNGFLDARSLIALQTDIAINNTGNGGMGGSFSAGCAGAGAPPFTPILGEQRFDVSRPSKAIYGDVTWKATERLTVAVGARYTQDKVNYLNGSTFLYALDGTTPVVNLIPYSNPYNPNLAPLEQREKANRLTGRINVSYEFADDIMGYLQYSRGYRSGSFNGLAYQGVNQVYYIQPEKVNAYEAGLKTRLFDRRVQLNLAGFYYEYSNHQVTQVVGATTFTRSANGRLFGGEAELAWQVADTLRFDASLGYLNSKYKGNVIDPANPASPTLNVNGNPFPNAPEVTFQAGFDWDMIDDGTNKLTLRGDASYMGKYYFDPFKNYGQTPCDTPPAGSNITLAGKAITCANPGYWLANARLTYAHDNMSVSLWAKNLFDKYYYTYGLNLNVFGYDYLNRGMPRTYGVEATVKF comes from the coding sequence TTGGACGATGAGCCCCAAGGCGCGGCAAATGGCGCCAACTCAAAAAATGCCGTGGGGAGGACAGTCATGGTCACAGCCTTTAGGACAAATTTGCTTTGTGCCACCGCGCTATCGATCGCGTGTGCGCTTGCAGTGCCGGCACATGCCCAGGACGCTGCATCGCAGGGCGAAAAGCCCGAGGCGCAGGAAGGTGGCCTTGAGACAATCGTCGTCACGGCGCAGAAGCGCGAACAGAATTTGCAGGATGTTCCAGCCGCCGTTTCCGCCATAGGCGGCGAGACGCTGCGCACGCGCGGCATCACGGAGACCTCAGACTTGATGGGCGCGATCCCCAGCCTGCAAGTCACCACTCCCTATGGTCGCACCCAACCGAATTTCTCGCTGCGCGGGATTTCAGTGGCGAACGAATTTTCCGCCTCCACTGCGTCGCCGGTTGGCGTCTATGTCGATGAAGTCTATCAGAGCTTCCGGGCGAGCCATGGCCTGCAACTCTATGACATCGACCGGGTCGAGGTACTGCGCGGACCGCAAGGAACACTCTACGGTCGCAACACCACGGGTGGCGCGATCAGCTTCTTCACGCGCAAGCCGGATCTGGGAGAGGCCAATGGCTATCTGACCGCCGGCTATGCCAATTACGACACTTTCACGGTGCAGGGCGCCGCTGAAGCGACGCTGGTTCCCGACATCTTGGGCGTCCGCGTCGCCGGTACTTTTGCAAAAGGGGATGGTTGGCAGCGCAATGTACTGCCTGGGAATGAGCGCGACCTAGGGACCACCGATACGATCGGCGGTCGCATCTCGATCCGCTTCCGGCCCGATCCCGATCTCGACATCAATTTGAAGCTCTATGCCGCGAAGGACGATCCATGGGGCACCGCGCCCTATGCAGGTGGTCAACTCGCGGGCGGGCAGGATGCGCTCGGCTATTCGCGTTACGATCCGCAACCTTTCCTAGGCGGGCGGTTGCTGCGTGACAATGAGGTCGCAGTTGATCGGGTAGGTAAGAACATCAGCAAGTCGAAAGGGATAGCCCTCAACATCAAATGGGATGTCAGCGACCAATTCTCCGTCACCTCGATTACCGGCTACGACACCGGCGACTATATCAACAATCCTGATGATTGCGATGGCGGCCCAGCCGATCTCTGCTCGATCGGCTACACGTCGACGAGCAAGAATTTCAACCAGGACCTGCGTTTCAGCTATTCGAACGACCGCCTCGATATCATTGCCGGCCTTTATTATGGCAGGGACAAGGTCAAGACGGTCAACTACCCGGACTTTTTCGGGGCGCTGAGGCCGCTGCTGCTTGGCGCCGGTCTTCCGGGCAGCTACAATAACGCCGCAATCGGAACGCCCGACGCGATCCGCTATATCCCAGCCTTTGCCGCCAATCCGGCGTTGGGGCCTGGCGATGCCGGATTCTGCGACGCGATCGAGATCAATCCCAACGGCTTCCTTGATGCACGCTCGCTGATTGCACTCCAGACCGACATCGCGATCAATAATACGGGCAATGGCGGCATGGGGGGTAGCTTTTCGGCGGGCTGCGCCGGGGCAGGCGCGCCTCCGTTCACCCCGATCCTCGGCGAACAGCGTTTTGACGTGTCGCGCCCCTCGAAGGCGATCTACGGCGACGTAACCTGGAAAGCGACCGAGCGGCTGACCGTGGCGGTGGGTGCACGCTACACCCAGGATAAGGTCAATTACCTTAACGGCAGCACTTTCCTCTATGCGCTCGACGGTACGACGCCGGTTGTCAACCTGATCCCCTACAGCAATCCATACAACCCCAATCTCGCGCCGCTTGAGCAGCGCGAAAAGGCAAACAGGCTAACCGGCCGTATCAATGTCAGCTATGAGTTCGCCGATGATATCATGGGCTATCTCCAGTACAGTCGCGGTTACCGCAGCGGCAGCTTCAACGGGCTTGCCTATCAGGGCGTCAATCAAGTCTATTATATCCAGCCTGAAAAGGTGAATGCATATGAGGCGGGGCTCAAAACCCGGCTGTTCGATCGCCGCGTCCAACTTAACCTCGCGGGCTTCTACTACGAGTATTCGAATCACCAAGTAACGCAGGTGGTCGGCGCTACAACCTTCACGCGCAGCGCCAATGGTCGCCTGTTCGGTGGCGAGGCCGAACTCGCCTGGCAGGTGGCCGATACGTTGCGTTTCGATGCTTCGCTGGGCTATCTCAACAGCAAGTACAAAGGCAATGTGATCGATCCGGCAAACCCGGCCAGCCCGACATTGAACGTCAACGGCAATCCCTTCCCGAACGCGCCGGAGGTTACGTTCCAGGCCGGATTCGACTGGGATATGATCGATGACGGCACCAACAAGCTGACCTTGCGCGGTGATGCGTCCTACATGGGCAAGTACTATTTTGATCCGTTCAAGAATTATGGGCAGACACCGTGCGATACACCCCCAGCGGGATCGAACATAACGCTCGCGGGTAAGGCGATTACATGCGCAAATCCGGGCTACTGGCTCGCCAATGCGCGATTAACCTATGCGCACGACAATATGTCGGTTAGCTTGTGGGCGAAGAATCTGTTCGACAAATATTACTACACCTACGGCCTCAACCTCAACGTGTTCGGCTACGATTATCTGAACCGCGGCATGCCGCGCACTTATGGCGTCGAAGCGACAGTCAAGTTCTGA
- a CDS encoding integrase arm-type DNA-binding domain-containing protein, with amino-acid sequence MALKELEVKYATKRQRPYKLSDGEGLHLLVQPNGSKLWRLKYRFDGKEKLLSFGKYPTVTLAIAREKRTEAKRLLDQGEDPAEARKRAKKQRAALKLFEEIARAWHANRIEGLDSAHALRVINRMERDVFPVIGKRPITEIDPPEILEMIRAVEARGALDIARRLKQNVSQIYRFAIASGWATIDPTLGLNDALKPKPPVRHMARVPLAEFPKLVRAIFAYDGEDTPRRREITRDALLFTLLTWVRTSETRFAARDEFEDLYGPNPLWRLSPERMKMEREHLVPLSRQAAMIVQRRLQATNDAFLFPGAKPGKSISENTMIYACYRMGYLHRQTVHGFRGLGSTWANEAERYKPDWIEMALAHEDEDEVRGAYNSALYLTPRRRMLQDWADVIDAATAVSNVEKNPIEFSQFMRCSAPIQHLPPSDQRQPYWQRPLRAASR; translated from the coding sequence ATGGCTTTGAAAGAACTTGAGGTCAAATACGCCACCAAGCGGCAGCGCCCCTACAAGCTGTCCGATGGAGAAGGCCTGCACCTGCTCGTCCAGCCGAACGGATCGAAGCTCTGGCGCCTGAAATACCGCTTCGACGGCAAGGAAAAACTGCTGAGCTTCGGCAAATATCCGACCGTCACGCTGGCGATCGCCCGCGAGAAGCGGACCGAAGCCAAGCGGCTGCTCGATCAGGGTGAGGACCCCGCCGAGGCCAGGAAGCGGGCGAAGAAGCAGAGGGCCGCGCTCAAGCTGTTCGAAGAGATTGCGCGGGCCTGGCACGCCAATCGTATTGAAGGGCTGGACTCGGCCCATGCCCTGCGCGTCATCAACCGGATGGAGCGCGACGTCTTTCCGGTCATCGGGAAGCGTCCGATCACGGAAATCGACCCGCCCGAGATTCTCGAGATGATCCGCGCGGTCGAAGCGCGCGGCGCCCTCGATATCGCCCGTCGCCTCAAGCAGAACGTCAGCCAGATCTATCGCTTCGCGATCGCGAGCGGCTGGGCGACCATCGATCCGACGCTCGGCCTCAACGATGCGCTCAAGCCCAAGCCGCCCGTCAGGCACATGGCGCGCGTGCCGCTCGCGGAGTTTCCGAAGCTGGTGCGAGCGATCTTCGCCTATGACGGCGAGGACACGCCGCGCCGCCGCGAGATCACCCGTGACGCGCTGCTGTTCACCTTGCTCACATGGGTCCGAACCAGCGAAACCCGCTTCGCGGCCAGGGACGAGTTCGAGGATCTCTATGGACCGAACCCGCTATGGCGTCTGTCGCCGGAGCGCATGAAGATGGAACGTGAGCATCTTGTTCCGCTGTCCCGCCAGGCCGCAATGATCGTTCAGCGCCGCTTGCAGGCGACGAACGATGCGTTCCTCTTTCCCGGAGCCAAGCCTGGAAAGTCTATTTCCGAGAACACCATGATCTATGCCTGTTATCGGATGGGGTATCTCCATCGGCAGACGGTACATGGGTTTAGGGGGCTCGGCTCGACCTGGGCGAACGAAGCCGAACGCTACAAGCCGGATTGGATCGAGATGGCGCTCGCTCACGAGGACGAGGATGAGGTGCGCGGCGCTTACAACAGTGCGCTCTATCTCACACCGCGAAGGCGGATGCTCCAAGACTGGGCCGACGTGATCGACGCGGCAACCGCAGTGTCGAATGTCGAGAAGAATCCTATCGAGTTCTCACAATTCATGCGCTGTTCCGCTCCCATCCAGCACCTGCCACCAAGCGACCAGAGACAGCCGTATTGGCAACGCCCCCTTCGGGCGGCTTCGCGATGA
- a CDS encoding 2'-5' RNA ligase family protein translates to MGAADQRYFDALRTAHFPPERNYLAAHITLFHQLPPSCVDELGRLFRRIAADTPPPAATLREVYSLGQGVAFRIESAELLAVRARIADHFAGMLTAQDRGTPRLHITVQNKVAAAEARALLAALARDFRPRPLAITGLAAHHYRGGPWEPAFARSFRTTRR, encoded by the coding sequence ATGGGTGCGGCGGACCAGCGCTATTTCGACGCGTTGCGCACCGCGCATTTCCCGCCCGAACGCAATTATCTCGCGGCGCATATCACGCTCTTTCACCAGCTGCCGCCGTCGTGCGTTGACGAACTCGGCCGCCTGTTCCGCCGGATCGCCGCCGACACGCCGCCGCCCGCCGCGACGCTGCGCGAGGTCTATTCGCTGGGGCAGGGCGTCGCCTTTCGTATCGAGAGCGCCGAATTGCTCGCCGTCCGCGCGCGCATCGCCGACCATTTCGCCGGCATGCTGACCGCGCAGGACCGGGGAACGCCGCGGCTCCACATCACCGTGCAGAACAAGGTCGCCGCGGCCGAGGCGCGCGCGCTGCTCGCGGCGCTGGCGCGTGATTTCCGTCCACGCCCGCTTGCGATCACCGGACTCGCGGCGCATCATTACCGCGGCGGCCCGTGGGAGCCCGCCTTCGCGCGCAGTTTTCGAACCACGCGCAGATGA
- a CDS encoding alpha/beta hydrolase, with amino-acid sequence MTAKLFIHGVPDSPAIWRPLLSALELGDTPVAVPALPGFTAPLPAGFTATKEAYADWAAGQAEALFAAHGPIDIVGHDWGALIAQRVAMLRPDLIRSWAISNAVIEPDYRGHRIARIWNTPILGEIFMALSKADKLAEGLAGQGMPADIAREEAEQWKSRDKRRAILKLYRSAGGLSFAHDWALDIPKLPANGALIWGAGDPYVELSVARRYAANTGTPLMVIEGAGHWAIAERPAEVAAALRVFWNGL; translated from the coding sequence ATGACCGCCAAACTCTTCATCCATGGCGTTCCCGACAGCCCGGCGATCTGGCGGCCTTTGCTTTCAGCGCTCGAACTTGGCGACACGCCCGTCGCCGTCCCCGCGCTGCCGGGTTTCACCGCGCCATTGCCCGCCGGCTTCACGGCGACCAAGGAGGCCTATGCCGACTGGGCGGCGGGGCAGGCGGAGGCGCTGTTTGCGGCGCACGGCCCGATCGATATTGTCGGGCACGACTGGGGGGCACTGATCGCACAGCGCGTCGCGATGCTGCGCCCCGACCTGATCCGCAGCTGGGCGATCTCGAACGCGGTGATCGAGCCCGACTATCGCGGTCACCGCATCGCGCGCATCTGGAACACGCCGATCCTCGGCGAAATCTTCATGGCGCTGAGCAAGGCCGACAAGCTCGCCGAGGGGCTTGCCGGACAGGGCATGCCCGCCGACATCGCGCGCGAAGAGGCCGAGCAGTGGAAGAGCAGGGACAAGCGGCGCGCGATCCTCAAACTCTATCGCTCGGCAGGGGGGCTGAGCTTCGCGCACGACTGGGCGCTGGACATCCCGAAACTGCCTGCGAACGGCGCGCTGATCTGGGGCGCGGGCGATCCCTATGTCGAACTGTCGGTGGCCCGGCGCTACGCCGCGAACACCGGCACGCCGCTGATGGTGATCGAAGGGGCGGGGCACTGGGCGATCGCCGAACGCCCGGCCGAAGTTGCTGCGGCGCTCCGCGTCTTCTGGAACGGGCTGTAA
- the mltG gene encoding endolytic transglycosylase MltG — MHPFRWLTIAILALLLAACSPGAPKDAEVVILQGASIAKAGEILEEAGLVSASSFRNQARFFGSDEPIKPGEYKIEKGMDAGDILALFQSGKTIQRLVTIPEGMPSIMVWERLMAEPRLKGEIPVPVEGSILPDSYAFTTGETRAAVVKRMQTAMDKAFGELWAKRTPRTAVKNRNEAITLASIVEKETAVAAERRTVAGVYTNRLGVGMRLQADPTIIYPITKGKPLGRRILRSEIQAVNGYNTYSMAGLPKGPIANPGKASIAAVLDPQANDYLFFVAKGDGSHVFSRTLSEHNANVQKWYALRRERGEME, encoded by the coding sequence GTGCATCCGTTCCGCTGGCTGACGATCGCGATTCTCGCGCTCCTCCTCGCCGCCTGCTCGCCCGGCGCGCCGAAGGATGCCGAAGTCGTCATCCTGCAGGGCGCGAGCATCGCGAAGGCGGGCGAGATTCTCGAGGAGGCCGGGCTCGTCTCGGCGTCGAGCTTCCGCAATCAGGCGCGCTTCTTCGGCTCGGACGAGCCGATCAAGCCCGGCGAATATAAAATCGAAAAAGGGATGGACGCGGGCGACATTCTCGCGCTGTTCCAGTCGGGCAAGACGATCCAGCGGCTCGTGACGATCCCCGAAGGCATGCCCTCGATCATGGTGTGGGAACGGTTGATGGCCGAGCCACGCCTTAAGGGCGAAATTCCGGTGCCCGTTGAGGGCAGCATCCTGCCCGATTCATACGCCTTCACCACCGGCGAGACCCGCGCCGCGGTCGTCAAGCGGATGCAGACAGCGATGGACAAGGCGTTTGGCGAATTATGGGCGAAGCGAACGCCGCGCACCGCGGTCAAGAACCGCAACGAAGCGATCACACTCGCGTCGATCGTCGAGAAGGAAACCGCGGTCGCCGCCGAACGCCGCACCGTCGCGGGGGTCTATACCAACCGCCTCGGAGTCGGGATGCGGCTCCAGGCCGATCCGACGATCATCTATCCGATCACCAAGGGGAAGCCGCTCGGCCGCCGCATCCTGCGCTCCGAAATCCAGGCCGTGAACGGCTACAACACCTACAGCATGGCCGGGCTACCCAAGGGGCCGATCGCGAACCCGGGCAAGGCGTCGATCGCCGCCGTGCTCGATCCGCAAGCGAATGATTATCTCTTCTTCGTTGCCAAGGGCGATGGCAGCCACGTCTTTTCGCGCACGCTGTCCGAGCATAATGCCAATGTGCAGAAATGGTATGCGCTCCGCCGCGAGCGGGGGGAGATGGAGTAA
- the fabF gene encoding beta-ketoacyl-ACP synthase II: MRRVVVTGLGLVTPLGGDVETSWKNLIAGKSGAGTITHFDASDQKCTIACEVKGPDHEYGFDPGKRVDHKVQRQVDPFIIFGIDAAGQALEDAGLTDMPEELKVRAGCSIGSGIGGLPGIESESLLLAEKGPGRVSPHFVHGRLINLISGQVSIKYGLKGPNHAVVTACSTGAHSIGDAARMIRDDDADIMLAGGAEATICPIGIAGFAQARALNMTYNDRPEQASRPYDKDRDGFVMGEGAGVVVLEEYEHAKARGAKIYAEVVGYGLSGDAYHVTAPDPEMDGAFRSMSAALKKAGMTPADIDYINAHGTSTMADTIELGAVKRLFGDAMANVSMSSTKSAIGHLLGGAGAVETIFCILAIRDQIVPPTLNLDNPDEGTEGADLVPKVAKKRKVKAALNNSFGFGGTNASLIVKAVD; the protein is encoded by the coding sequence ATGCGCCGGGTTGTGGTGACGGGTCTGGGTTTGGTGACGCCGCTGGGCGGTGACGTCGAAACCAGCTGGAAGAATCTGATCGCGGGCAAATCGGGCGCCGGCACGATCACCCACTTCGACGCGTCGGACCAGAAATGCACGATCGCGTGCGAGGTCAAGGGGCCCGACCATGAATATGGCTTCGACCCCGGCAAGCGCGTCGACCACAAGGTCCAGCGCCAGGTCGATCCGTTCATCATCTTCGGCATCGACGCCGCGGGACAGGCGCTCGAAGACGCCGGCCTGACCGATATGCCCGAGGAACTGAAGGTGCGCGCCGGTTGCTCGATCGGCTCGGGCATCGGCGGCCTGCCGGGCATCGAAAGCGAAAGCCTGCTACTCGCCGAAAAGGGCCCGGGCCGCGTCTCGCCGCACTTCGTCCACGGCCGCCTGATCAACCTGATCTCGGGGCAGGTCAGCATCAAATATGGCCTCAAGGGCCCGAACCACGCGGTCGTCACCGCCTGTTCAACCGGCGCGCATTCGATCGGCGACGCGGCGCGGATGATCCGCGACGACGACGCCGACATCATGCTCGCAGGCGGCGCCGAAGCGACGATCTGCCCGATCGGCATCGCGGGCTTCGCGCAGGCGCGCGCGCTCAACATGACCTACAATGACCGCCCCGAACAGGCGAGCCGCCCCTATGACAAGGACCGCGACGGCTTCGTGATGGGCGAGGGCGCGGGCGTCGTCGTGCTCGAGGAATATGAGCATGCCAAGGCGCGTGGCGCGAAAATCTATGCCGAGGTCGTCGGCTATGGCCTGTCGGGCGACGCCTATCACGTCACCGCGCCAGACCCCGAAATGGACGGCGCCTTCCGCTCGATGAGCGCGGCGCTCAAGAAGGCGGGCATGACCCCCGCCGACATCGACTATATCAATGCGCACGGCACCTCGACGATGGCCGACACGATCGAACTCGGCGCGGTGAAGCGGCTGTTCGGCGACGCGATGGCGAACGTGTCGATGAGCTCGACCAAGTCGGCGATCGGCCACCTGCTCGGCGGCGCGGGCGCGGTCGAGACGATCTTCTGCATCCTCGCGATCCGCGACCAGATCGTCCCCCCGACGCTCAACCTCGACAATCCGGACGAGGGCACCGAGGGCGCCGACCTGGTTCCCAAGGTCGCCAAGAAGCGCAAGGTGAAGGCCGCGCTCAACAACAGCTTCGGCTTCGGCGGCACCAACGCCAGCCTGATCGTGAAAGCGGTCGACTAG
- a CDS encoding acyl carrier protein translates to MSDSAEKVKKIVVEHLGVEADKVTEEASFIDDLGADSLDIVELVMAFEEEFGVEIPDDAAEKIATVKDAIDYIEANKG, encoded by the coding sequence ATGAGCGATTCGGCCGAAAAGGTTAAAAAGATCGTCGTCGAACATCTGGGCGTCGAAGCCGACAAGGTCACCGAGGAAGCGAGCTTCATCGACGATCTGGGCGCCGACAGCCTCGACATCGTCGAACTGGTGATGGCGTTCGAAGAAGAATTTGGCGTCGAAATCCCCGACGACGCGGCGGAAAAGATCGCCACCGTCAAGGACGCGATCGACTATATCGAAGCGAACAAGGGCTGA